A single region of the Coregonus clupeaformis isolate EN_2021a chromosome 16, ASM2061545v1, whole genome shotgun sequence genome encodes:
- the LOC121584390 gene encoding histone H1, protein MSGVIAISLATPATTPKKRSKPKKTGPTVSDRILKVVSASKDRSGVSLAALKKSLAASGYDVVKNNARLKLAVRRLVAKGYLLQPKGTGASGSFKINKNKAVVKKKKPINNKVKKVGGKIVKKASPKKAAGAKKSPKKTKRKSPKKAKRPAAAKKTKSPRKTKRRVAKSTRAKAAPKKK, encoded by the coding sequence ATGTCTGGGGTGATTGCAATTTCCCTGGCGACTCCCGCCACGACTCCTAAAAAGAGATCCAAGCCCAAGAAGACTGGACCCACCGTATCTGACCGCATCCTGAAGGTTGTGTCAGCATCGAAGGACCGTAGTGGTGTGTCTCTTGCGGCTCTCAAAAAGTCTCTGGCAGCCAGCGGCTATGATGTTGTGAAGAACAACGCTCGACTCAAACTCGCAGTCCGGCGTTTGGTGGCCAAAGGATATCTTCTGCAGCCCAAGGGCACTGGGGCGTCCGGCTCTTTCAAAATTAACAAAAACAAAGCCGTCGTTAAAAAGAAAAAACCTATCAATAATAAAGTCAAGAAGGTAGGGGGCAAGATTGTCAAGAAAGCGTCACCTAAGAAGGCAGCGGGCGCCAAGAAGTCCCCAAAGAAAACCAAGAGGAAGAGTCCCAAGAAGGCCAAAAGACCCGCAGCAGCAAAAAAGACCAAGAGCCCCAGGAAGACCAAGCGCAGAGTCGCCAAATCCACACGGGCTAAAGCTGCTCCTAAGAAGAAATAG